A region of the Polaribacter sp. L3A8 genome:
TTGCGAAACAAACTCTACATCTTCTTTTGGGTAATAACCAACAGAAGGTAGTACTTGTGTTAGCAAAATAATTAAACCAATTGCTGTCATAAAACCAGAAACTACCGGATAAGGAATATATCTAATGTATTTTCCTAAGCCAATTAGTCCTAATCCAATTTGAAACAAACCAGCTAATAAAAAAACAGTTAAAATTGCTGGTAAGGCTTTAGATAGATCTCCATCATTTGCAGCAATAAGACCTGCAATAACCACCATACTAACAGCCGTCATTGGAGCTGTTGGTCCAGAAATTTGTGTGTTGGTTCCTCCAAAAAGTGCAGCAAAAAAACTAATAAAAATAGCGCCATATAAACCTGCACTTGGCCCTAAACCAGAAGAAACTCCAAAAGCTAGTGCTAATGGTAGTGCAACAATACCTGCCGTTATTCCACCAAAAACATCACCTTTAATATTTGAGAATAAATTTTTCATAGCTTAATTGTAATTATTAAGCTGTAATATAATTATTATAACTTAATAAAAGAACCCTTTTAATAGCTCATTTATTAAATTATTTAGTTTTTTTAGCCAAAAAAAAATCCCCGAGGTGTTGCCTCGAGGATCTCTAATAAAAAAATAAATATTTATTTTAAAAAGGTAACAGCGCCATCATTAATATTATACATAGCACCTATAATCATAATTTCTCCGTTTTGTTCCATTTCTGATAAAACATCACTTTCGTTTCTTATTCTTGCAATAGTCAAAGCTACGTTTTGTGCAGAAACATTATCTACAAAATCTAAATTTGCAGAGGTTCTTAAACTAGCGTCTTTTGGTTCTAAAACAGAATTTACTGCTGGCTTAATTTTGTTAAGCATTGCTGTTAGGTTTCCTAATTTAGCATTGTCGCAAGCACCTTTTATGGCTCCACAACTTGTGTGGCCTAAAACAACAACTAATTTTGTTCCTGCTAGTTTGCAACCAAACTCCATAGAACCTAAAATATCTTGGTTTACAAAGTTACCGGCAATTCTTATGCTAAAAACATCACCTAATCCTTGATCGAATACTAATTCTGCAGAAACTCTAGAATCGATACAACTTAAAATTGTTGCAAAAGGAAATTGACCTGTACTAGTATCGTTAACCTGTTCTAATAAGTTTCTATGTGCTTTTAAATTGTCTTGAAATCTTTGGTTTCCTTCTGTTAAATATTGTAATGACTTTTCTGGAGTCATTGTTGCTTGCGTTTCTCTTGTATGTGCTTTCATAATGAGTTTTTTTATGTTGTTAAAAGTAATGATACCTCAGTATCTTTAATTATATTTTTTAAAAAGGCAGTGTTGTTATCTGCTTTTTTGGTGAAACAAAGTAAATTTACATTGTTTTTAGTTAAATAATTAGAAATGTTTTTAGAGCTAGTGCTGTTTTCTTCAAAAACATACTCATTTTTTTCTTCTTCTAAATTTTCAGATGTTTTGTTATAAAGTTCAGCATCTTTTACAACTCTAAAGTACTTTATTGGTTCTTTAGATTTCTCTTTTAACTCTAAAGCCAAACTTATACTAGTATTGTCTTTTGTATTATTTAAAAAACCTAAATTTAATTTTTTATGTGGTTCTAAAGTACTTTTTTCTGATGCAATAATTACAGACCCAATGTGTTTTTGTAAAACAAAATCGGTAATATTATCTCCTAAAAAATTTAAAGACTTTGATTTTCTTTTTCCTAAAACAACAACATCTGGTTTATTTTTACTTAAAAAATCACCAATTTCACTTTTCACATTTCCAAATGAAAAAGAATGTTTAATGTTAATATTACTGTCTTCGGAAAACGAACTTATTAGGCTTTTTATTTTTTTATCAATAATAAAATATTCTTCATTTATTGCTCTCTTAGCAGATAATTGATTGTCGTTCTTTACAATCTCTGCTGGCTTTTTAGTGTAAAAAAAGTGTATGTCTGCATCTATTATCTTTGCAAAACTTACGGTACTTTTTAAAACACTCTGCGTGTTCTCTTTAAGGTCTGATAGGACTAAAATTTTATATTTCTTTTCCTTTTTCATACCCTTAACTTAAACTTAAATCAGATTTAGGTTTCTCTTTAAAAAAGTGAATAAAACTTGCTGGGTTTTCTGCTGTACCACGTTTAGATATTAATTTTATATCAATGTTTCGTTCTTTTGCTTTATGTAAGAAGTCTTCTAAAATTTCTATAATATCATTATCTAAATATCTAGTTTTAATAAGATTAATTTCTAATTGAGTATCTCTTGGTAAACTGTCTAATTCTTTTAAGATAGCACCTTTATTAAAGAAAGTTACCTCTTCTGCTAAAGTCATTTTTATTTTGTGTTTACCATTGCTATTATCTTCAATATGAAGAAAATGAGAGTTTTGGTAACTCTTTAATAAAATAACTACAATACCTACAGCAAGACCTAAACCAATACCTACTAATAAATCTGTAAAAACAATACCAACAACAGTTACAATAAATGGTACAAATTGTTTCCATCCTAATTTATACATTTGTTTAAATAATGCTGGTTTTGCCAATTTGTAACCTACAACTAATAGAATAGCAGCAAGAACAGATAATGGAATTTTATTTAATAAAGTTGGAATTAAAATTACAGAAATTAATAAAAAGAAACCGTGTATAATTGTTGATAATTTTGTTTTTCCACCAGATTGTACATTTGCAGAACTTCTTACAATTACTTGTGTAATTGGTAAACCTCCTACTAAACCAGAAATAATGTTTCCTGCTCCTTGTGCCAATAATTCTCTATTGGTTGGGGTTACGTTTTTGTCTGGATCTAATTTATCACAAGCCTCTACACTTAATAAAGTTTCTAAACTTGCTACCAATGCAATTGTAAATGCTACAATCCATACTTCAGCATTTGTAATTGCTCCAAAATTAGGAAAACTAAATTGACCTATAAAAGAGTCAATATCATCTGGAATTGGCACACTTACTAAATGCGATGCCGAAATAGCCAACGTTTCATTAGTACTTGTAAGCAAATGGTAAATAATACCTAAAACCACCGCAATTAATGGTCCTTGAATTACTGTAAAAAATTTAGCTTTTTTTGCTAAAACAGTATCCCAGAATAAGATAACAGCCAATCCTAAAAGACCAATAATAACAGATCCTAAAATAAGATTATCGAATATATTAAAAATAGAAGAAAACGTATTTTCTCCTGAAGTTTCTAAGAAAGCATCAGCTCCTTCTGGTTCTGCATCATACCCAAAAAAGTGAGGAATTTGCTTTAATATAATGATGATACCAATACCGGTTAACATCCCTTTAATTACAGAAGATGGAAAATAATAACCAATAACTCCGGCTTTTAATACTCCAAAAATTAATTGAATAATACCTGCTAATACTACAGCAACTAAAAAGTTTTCATAACTACCTAAAGTTCCAATTGCAGTTAATACAATAGCAGCTAATCCTGCTGCAGGACCACTAACCCCTAATTTAGACCCACTAAGGCTCCCTACTATAACACCACCAATAATACCGGCAATAACTCCAGAAAATAATGGTGCTCCACTTGCTAAAGCAATACCTAAACATAAAGGTAATGCTACGAAAAATACTACAATACTTGCAGGTAAGTCGTTTTTAATGTTTTTAAACATATGTAATATATTTTTACTCCGTTCTTATAAGAATAGAGTTTTTTGTTAAGTTTTATAAATTGTTGTTTTTTTTGTACGGTGGTTAAAGTACAAACTTAGGTGGTGGGGTAGTTATTTTAGGAAACAAAGAGATGTAGTCTTTAGATGTAAAACGTACAATCTCTCTTCTTTCAATTTTTCTAAAAAACACGGTTAAAGAAGAGTGAGGATATACTTTTAGTTCTTTAAAAGTTTCTGACTCGTAATTGTCTTCTTCCTCTTCATTTAAACTTAAGAAAATTGAAATATCTTGATTTTCATCAACAAAACTTATAATTGTTGGTGCTGTAATAACACTAACAAAAAGTATAGAAAGTAAGATTGCAATTTTAATTTTCAAATATTTTTTATTTTACGAATTGCAAAAATAACAAAGCAAACCTTAAAAACTTGTTAATTAAACATTAAAAATCGCTTATTATTTTAATTTCGTCAGCAATTATCCAACCTAGTTTACCATCAGCCAGTTTAATCTTTTTCCAGTTATCTACTTCGTCTAAGACAAACACTTTAGTGCCTTCGTGCAGCGTAAAAACTTCTTCAGAATTTAATGTTGGTGCATTTCTTACTTCTGTTTTCCCTGCAAAAACAATGGCTTCTTTGGTTTTAATAGTAAAATTATATTGATTGTAGGTAATAAATAAAGAAGCAATTAAGAGTATAAAACTTATACTACTTATTGTAAAATAGAATCTTTTTTTAGAAGGTCCTTCTGCAAAATAAAATAATAAAAACAACAGGCTTCCTAAAATAGAGCATACAATAACTACTATTGCCCACTGGTTATAAGAAAGTTTTTGTAAATAATTTACAGCAAACTTTTGTAAAACTGTTTTTGGTAATACTTCAATATTATCGAGTGCTAAACGTTTTGCAAAAACCAAATTGTTTTTTACATCTTCGTTTAAAGGATTTAATTTTAAAGCTTTTTCGTAATAATAGATTGATGGACCTACTTTGTTAAGCTTATAGTAAGAATTACCCAAATTATAATACAATTCTGAGGATACTAATTTTTGTGATTCTACTTTCTTATATAACTCAATAG
Encoded here:
- a CDS encoding carbonic anhydrase family protein — encoded protein: MKAHTRETQATMTPEKSLQYLTEGNQRFQDNLKAHRNLLEQVNDTSTGQFPFATILSCIDSRVSAELVFDQGLGDVFSIRIAGNFVNQDILGSMEFGCKLAGTKLVVVLGHTSCGAIKGACDNAKLGNLTAMLNKIKPAVNSVLEPKDASLRTSANLDFVDNVSAQNVALTIARIRNESDVLSEMEQNGEIMIIGAMYNINDGAVTFLK
- a CDS encoding universal stress protein; translation: MKKEKKYKILVLSDLKENTQSVLKSTVSFAKIIDADIHFFYTKKPAEIVKNDNQLSAKRAINEEYFIIDKKIKSLISSFSEDSNINIKHSFSFGNVKSEIGDFLSKNKPDVVVLGKRKSKSLNFLGDNITDFVLQKHIGSVIIASEKSTLEPHKKLNLGFLNNTKDNTSISLALELKEKSKEPIKYFRVVKDAELYNKTSENLEEEKNEYVFEENSTSSKNISNYLTKNNVNLLCFTKKADNNTAFLKNIIKDTEVSLLLTT
- a CDS encoding SulP family inorganic anion transporter is translated as MFKNIKNDLPASIVVFFVALPLCLGIALASGAPLFSGVIAGIIGGVIVGSLSGSKLGVSGPAAGLAAIVLTAIGTLGSYENFLVAVVLAGIIQLIFGVLKAGVIGYYFPSSVIKGMLTGIGIIIILKQIPHFFGYDAEPEGADAFLETSGENTFSSIFNIFDNLILGSVIIGLLGLAVILFWDTVLAKKAKFFTVIQGPLIAVVLGIIYHLLTSTNETLAISASHLVSVPIPDDIDSFIGQFSFPNFGAITNAEVWIVAFTIALVASLETLLSVEACDKLDPDKNVTPTNRELLAQGAGNIISGLVGGLPITQVIVRSSANVQSGGKTKLSTIIHGFFLLISVILIPTLLNKIPLSVLAAILLVVGYKLAKPALFKQMYKLGWKQFVPFIVTVVGIVFTDLLVGIGLGLAVGIVVILLKSYQNSHFLHIEDNSNGKHKIKMTLAEEVTFFNKGAILKELDSLPRDTQLEINLIKTRYLDNDIIEILEDFLHKAKERNIDIKLISKRGTAENPASFIHFFKEKPKSDLSLS
- a CDS encoding SH3 domain-containing protein encodes the protein MKKLFFLLLIIANSVTAQNVDSLFESANNLYKNGKFNEAIELYKKVESQKLVSSELYYNLGNSYYKLNKVGPSIYYYEKALKLNPLNEDVKNNLVFAKRLALDNIEVLPKTVLQKFAVNYLQKLSYNQWAIVVIVCSILGSLLFLLFYFAEGPSKKRFYFTISSISFILLIASLFITYNQYNFTIKTKEAIVFAGKTEVRNAPTLNSEEVFTLHEGTKVFVLDEVDNWKKIKLADGKLGWIIADEIKIISDF